In the Defluviitalea raffinosedens genome, one interval contains:
- the fba gene encoding class II fructose-1,6-bisphosphate aldolase has product MALVTTKEMFQKAYEGKYAIGAFNINNMEIIQAITRAAGRLGSPVILQVSKSALKYAGPGYLRRMVEAAIEETGIDVALHLDHGPDLETVKEVIEAGFTSVMFDGSHYDYETNVAKTKEVVDYAHARGVVVEAELGKLAGVEDEVKVSAADATYTDPDQAVDFVKRTGVDSLAVAIGTSHGAYKFKGEAKLDFDRLATITAKLEAAGIHNFPIVLHGASSVDPESVALCNKYGGDIKGAAGVPNEMLRKAASMAVCKINMDTDIRLAMTAAIREVFGEQPAEFDPRKYLGAARDRIEKLVEDKIKNVLGSNTK; this is encoded by the coding sequence ATGGCATTAGTAACAACAAAAGAAATGTTCCAGAAGGCATACGAAGGAAAATATGCAATTGGTGCTTTTAACATCAACAACATGGAAATCATTCAGGCAATCACCCGAGCTGCAGGAAGATTAGGATCCCCTGTAATCCTTCAAGTTTCCAAAAGTGCTCTGAAATACGCAGGCCCAGGATATTTAAGAAGAATGGTTGAGGCTGCAATCGAAGAAACTGGAATCGATGTTGCTCTTCACTTGGACCATGGTCCTGATTTAGAAACAGTAAAAGAAGTAATTGAAGCTGGATTTACCTCTGTTATGTTTGACGGTTCTCATTACGACTATGAAACCAATGTGGCAAAAACAAAAGAAGTAGTTGATTATGCCCATGCAAGAGGAGTTGTAGTAGAAGCTGAATTAGGTAAACTTGCAGGTGTTGAAGATGAAGTTAAAGTATCTGCTGCTGATGCTACATACACCGATCCTGACCAAGCTGTTGATTTCGTAAAAAGAACAGGCGTTGATTCTTTAGCAGTTGCTATTGGTACAAGCCATGGTGCATATAAATTTAAAGGTGAAGCTAAGTTGGATTTTGATCGTTTGGCAACTATTACTGCCAAATTAGAAGCTGCTGGCATTCATAATTTCCCAATCGTATTACATGGTGCTTCTTCTGTTGATCCAGAATCTGTTGCGCTTTGTAATAAATATGGCGGAGACATTAAAGGCGCTGCCGGAGTTCCAAATGAAATGTTAAGAAAAGCAGCTTCTATGGCAGTATGTAAAATTAATATGGATACAGACATCAGACTTGCTATGACAGCTGCTATCCGTGAAGTATTTGGGGAACAGCCAGCTGAATTCGATCCAAGAAAATATCTTGGCGCTGCTAGAGATAGAATTGAAAAATTAGTAGAAGATAAAATTAAAAACGTTTTAGGATCTAATACAAAATAA
- a CDS encoding SEC-C metal-binding domain-containing protein gives MNLYQQWEKMIEEQGRSKKVDYNKFIEEYLQKEKEVYEQILADHTQTVSGTCSELAKKFGMSAPEFAGFIDGINTSLKEEINLEELTEDTHVTLDIDYEKLYWNMLDAQAEWLYTLPAWENILTEERREEITKDYKQSKIVVKPKKVGRNEPCPCGSGLKYKKCCGK, from the coding sequence ATGAATTTGTATCAACAATGGGAAAAAATGATCGAAGAACAAGGCAGAAGTAAGAAAGTAGACTACAACAAATTTATTGAAGAATATCTTCAAAAAGAGAAAGAAGTCTATGAACAGATTTTGGCGGATCATACTCAAACAGTAAGTGGAACTTGCAGTGAGTTGGCTAAGAAATTCGGTATGTCCGCTCCTGAATTTGCAGGTTTCATAGATGGGATTAATACCAGCTTAAAAGAAGAAATCAATCTGGAAGAATTAACTGAAGATACCCATGTAACGCTTGATATCGATTATGAAAAATTATATTGGAACATGTTGGATGCTCAAGCAGAATGGTTATATACTCTTCCGGCATGGGAGAATATTTTAACAGAGGAAAGAAGAGAAGAAATCACAAAAGACTATAAACAATCCAAGATTGTTGTAAAACCTAAAAAAGTTGGACGAAATGAACCCTGTCCATGCGGTAGTGGATTAAAGTATAAAAAGTGTTGTGGAAAGTAA
- a CDS encoding flavin reductase family protein: protein MFKDIHYNEYTKEFLEQLPKGVFLTVKDGEKINTMTIGWGNIGVIWSKPIITVAVRYSRYTYDFINHSDEFTISIPLNGQLKKELGYCGTKSGRDVDKFKECGLSAVKGREVDTPVIGECDLFYECKVVYKQAMEPATLDQIIDEKCYSNHDYHVLYYGEIVSSYIKEK, encoded by the coding sequence ATGTTTAAAGATATTCATTACAATGAATATACTAAAGAATTTTTGGAACAGTTACCTAAAGGAGTCTTTCTGACAGTAAAAGATGGTGAAAAAATCAATACTATGACAATTGGATGGGGTAATATAGGAGTGATCTGGAGTAAGCCTATTATTACTGTTGCAGTGCGTTATTCCAGGTATACATATGATTTTATCAATCACAGCGATGAATTTACCATCAGTATTCCACTTAATGGTCAGCTCAAAAAGGAATTAGGATACTGCGGAACGAAGTCGGGAAGAGATGTTGATAAATTTAAAGAATGTGGACTTTCTGCAGTAAAAGGAAGAGAAGTGGATACACCTGTTATTGGAGAATGTGACCTTTTTTACGAATGTAAGGTTGTATATAAGCAGGCAATGGAACCTGCAACATTAGATCAAATAATTGATGAAAAATGTTATTCCAATCATGATTATCATGTGTTATACTATGGGGAGATTGTCTCATCTTATATTAAAGAAAAATAG
- a CDS encoding ATP-binding protein: MLNRLLIYRNLLKDDLVQKVLNFLKELDQSGEKDHCSLQNQYSEIAASLLKFGFEENVKDALWENYIKHLILQDENIFSLSCEKSNHCTDSTIKEALKRDLIILNDFSCLDWDVIASKIGIEPLTFLSTKEEKKINIDDEIFKLADYYYKNGCGIMGKYQAFRWDNGLKGIEKPDSVRLEDLIGYEDQKKTLIENTEAFLQGKKANNILLFGDRGTGKSSSVKALLNEYAHRGLRLIELSKHQLIDFNKIISQIKDRNRYFIIFMDDLSFEEFETEYKYMKAAIEGGIEKKPDNVLIYATSNRRHLIKETWNDRQNSDGEVHISDSIQEKISLADRFGITLTYTSPNQKEYLEIVEGLAKKHGIDMPPEELQRKALQWEMWHNGRSGRTAQQFIDYMLGQQ, from the coding sequence TTGTTAAACAGACTACTCATATACAGAAATCTGTTAAAAGATGACTTGGTGCAAAAGGTGTTAAATTTTCTTAAAGAACTGGATCAATCCGGCGAGAAAGACCATTGTTCCTTACAGAATCAGTATTCTGAAATAGCTGCATCGCTGCTTAAATTTGGATTTGAAGAAAATGTAAAAGATGCTTTGTGGGAAAATTATATTAAGCATTTGATTCTTCAGGATGAAAATATTTTTAGCCTTTCCTGCGAAAAGAGCAATCATTGTACTGATTCAACTATTAAGGAAGCCTTAAAAAGAGATTTGATAATTTTAAATGATTTTTCCTGCTTAGATTGGGATGTAATTGCATCCAAGATTGGAATAGAGCCTTTAACTTTTTTAAGTACGAAGGAAGAAAAAAAGATCAATATTGATGACGAAATCTTTAAACTCGCTGACTACTATTATAAAAATGGCTGTGGAATAATGGGGAAATACCAAGCTTTCAGATGGGATAATGGATTAAAGGGAATAGAAAAACCTGATTCCGTAAGACTGGAAGATTTAATTGGCTATGAAGATCAAAAGAAAACCTTGATTGAGAATACCGAGGCTTTTTTACAAGGAAAAAAAGCAAATAATATTCTACTGTTTGGAGACAGAGGGACAGGAAAATCGTCTTCTGTTAAAGCACTTTTAAATGAGTATGCCCATAGAGGTCTCAGATTAATAGAACTGTCAAAGCATCAGTTGATTGATTTTAATAAGATCATATCGCAAATTAAAGACAGGAACAGATATTTCATTATTTTTATGGATGATTTGTCTTTTGAAGAATTTGAAACGGAATATAAATACATGAAAGCAGCTATAGAAGGGGGAATAGAGAAAAAACCTGATAATGTACTGATCTATGCTACCTCCAACCGAAGGCATTTGATTAAAGAAACCTGGAATGACAGGCAAAATTCTGATGGAGAAGTACATATTTCAGATTCTATTCAAGAAAAAATTTCATTGGCCGATCGATTTGGAATTACTTTAACCTATACATCACCAAATCAAAAAGAATATTTGGAAATTGTAGAAGGATTAGCAAAAAAGCATGGTATTGATATGCCTCCGGAGGAACTGCAACGAAAGGCCCTTCAATGGGAAATGTGGCATAACGGTCGTTCAGGAAGAACTGCACAGCAATTTATTGATTATATGTTAGGGCAGCAATAA
- a CDS encoding folate family ECF transporter S component, whose protein sequence is MKTKKRFTTRVLVACGLLASISIVLTRVFSYTIPLAGLPALRIGFGDIPVIISGILFGPIAGGLTGGVSDTLGFMLNPMGGPYIPGLTITAILRGVIPGLIYWLIQSKNIKFNFHIANIAFSILLTIGILFVFMSQDAELPKMLMMLYCVIALAFIMLPVVLGRIIKTEDSLYSFDKILFVVTVAYFILSLGLNTFFLAITYEKGFLAFLPGRILAGFVIIPLHSIMIFVLSRWFKYIKIS, encoded by the coding sequence TTGAAGACGAAAAAAAGATTTACTACTAGAGTTTTGGTTGCATGTGGATTGTTGGCGTCAATCAGCATCGTGCTTACAAGAGTATTTTCATACACGATTCCATTGGCAGGACTTCCGGCTCTTCGTATTGGATTTGGTGATATACCTGTAATCATTTCAGGTATTCTTTTTGGACCTATTGCCGGAGGATTAACCGGAGGAGTAAGTGACACCTTGGGATTTATGCTTAATCCAATGGGAGGACCTTATATTCCAGGACTTACGATCACTGCTATTTTAAGAGGAGTGATTCCTGGACTGATTTACTGGTTGATTCAATCAAAAAATATCAAGTTTAATTTTCACATTGCGAACATTGCTTTCAGTATTCTTTTAACAATAGGAATTCTGTTCGTTTTTATGTCACAGGATGCAGAATTACCTAAAATGCTCATGATGCTTTATTGTGTTATTGCATTGGCATTTATCATGCTTCCTGTTGTGCTTGGCAGAATCATTAAAACTGAAGACAGCTTGTATTCTTTTGATAAGATATTATTTGTAGTTACAGTCGCATACTTTATTCTTTCTTTAGGCTTAAATACTTTTTTTCTGGCAATCACCTATGAAAAAGGATTTTTAGCCTTTTTACCGGGAAGAATATTAGCCGGGTTTGTGATCATACCGCTTCATTCCATTATGATTTTTGTTTTATCAAGATGGTTTAAATATATTAAGATTTCTTAA
- a CDS encoding helix-turn-helix domain-containing protein, with protein MNIGEKIKLLRVTNGLTQEELANRCELTKGFISQLERDLTSPSIATLVDILECLGTNLKDFFNESIEEKIVFEKEDTFIQEDLENKNEIHWIVPNAQKNLMEPIMIVLEPEGQSSPQDPHEGEEFGYVLSGTIFVHIGNKKYKAKKGESFYFKPSMTHYISNAGNSKAKVLWLCTPPSF; from the coding sequence ATGAATATAGGTGAAAAAATTAAATTGCTAAGAGTTACCAATGGTCTCACACAGGAAGAATTGGCAAATCGTTGTGAATTAACCAAAGGATTTATTTCTCAACTGGAAAGAGATCTTACATCTCCTTCAATTGCGACATTAGTAGATATTCTGGAATGTTTGGGAACGAACTTAAAAGATTTTTTCAATGAAAGCATCGAAGAAAAAATTGTATTTGAAAAAGAAGACACCTTTATTCAGGAAGATCTTGAAAATAAGAATGAAATTCATTGGATCGTTCCTAATGCTCAAAAAAATCTCATGGAACCGATTATGATCGTTTTAGAACCTGAAGGACAATCAAGTCCTCAAGATCCCCATGAGGGAGAAGAATTTGGGTACGTGTTGTCGGGAACTATTTTTGTGCATATTGGGAATAAAAAATATAAAGCTAAAAAGGGAGAATCTTTTTATTTCAAGCCTTCTATGACCCATTATATATCCAACGCAGGTAATTCAAAGGCAAAAGTTTTATGGCTCTGTACACCACCAAGTTTCTAA
- the potA gene encoding spermidine/putrescine ABC transporter ATP-binding protein — MSENIIELVDVSKSYGSTEVLKNINLYIRRNEFLTLLGPSGCGKTTTLRLIGGFEQPTKGNILFEGKNINSLPPYKRRVNTVFQKYALFSHMTVEENIAFGLKIKKLDPKVIKEKVHNILNLVNLSGYEKRSIDSLSGGQQQRIAIARALVNEPDVLLLDEPLGALDLKLRQDMQVELKRMQKQLGITFIYVTHDQEEALTMSDTIVVMKDGVIQQIGTPEDIYNEPKNAFVADFIGESNIIPGLMKKDYLVEFANTTFECVDKGFGTNQPVDVVIRPEDIEVGDENTGMLQGVVESVTFKGVHYEMMIKTDTFSWMVHSTSMRPPKSQVGLTILPYNIHIMKKAVD, encoded by the coding sequence ATGTCAGAAAATATTATCGAACTTGTAGATGTTTCTAAAAGCTATGGTTCTACAGAAGTTCTGAAAAACATCAACTTATACATCAGAAGAAATGAATTCTTAACTCTACTCGGTCCAAGTGGATGTGGCAAAACGACAACTTTAAGACTCATCGGAGGCTTTGAACAACCTACAAAAGGAAATATTTTGTTTGAAGGAAAAAATATCAATTCCCTTCCTCCTTATAAACGAAGAGTAAATACAGTATTCCAGAAATATGCACTATTTTCTCATATGACTGTAGAAGAAAATATTGCTTTTGGATTAAAAATAAAAAAACTTGATCCTAAAGTAATCAAAGAAAAAGTTCATAATATCTTAAACCTCGTTAACTTATCGGGTTATGAAAAGAGATCCATCGATTCTTTAAGCGGAGGTCAGCAACAAAGAATTGCTATTGCAAGAGCACTTGTCAATGAACCCGACGTACTTTTACTTGACGAACCTCTTGGGGCCCTGGATTTAAAATTAAGACAGGACATGCAGGTTGAGTTAAAAAGAATGCAAAAGCAACTGGGAATCACATTTATATATGTGACCCATGACCAGGAAGAAGCTTTAACCATGTCGGATACCATAGTGGTTATGAAAGATGGGGTTATTCAGCAAATTGGTACGCCTGAAGATATATACAATGAACCTAAAAACGCCTTTGTTGCAGATTTTATTGGTGAAAGTAATATTATACCCGGTTTAATGAAAAAAGATTATCTCGTTGAGTTTGCCAATACAACTTTTGAATGTGTTGACAAAGGTTTTGGCACTAATCAGCCAGTAGATGTAGTGATCCGACCGGAAGATATCGAAGTAGGTGACGAAAACACCGGAATGCTTCAAGGAGTAGTAGAATCTGTAACTTTTAAAGGTGTTCATTATGAAATGATGATCAAAACAGATACATTTAGCTGGATGGTTCACAGTACTTCAATGCGTCCTCCAAAATCTCAAGTAGGACTTACGATATTGCCTTATAATATCCACATAATGAAAAAGGCGGTGGACTAA
- a CDS encoding ABC transporter permease, with protein sequence MKKKWISYSYVLWMTVFIVVPLVLVLFFSFMSSTDGDFSFTLEHYRRFMDFKEPYIKVLWRSVLLAGISTIICLVLGYPVAMILASKKMSKKSFLMFLFVLPMWMNFLLRTYAWMTLLEKNGFINMILSFFNIGPLQLLYNEGAVILGMVYNFLPFMVLPIYSVLRKIDHSVIEAAEDLGADQFTVFRKIIFPLSLPGVFSGISMVFMPAVTTFVISRLLGGGQFMLIGNLIERQFLLAGDWNFGSAVSIVMMLIILISMAVMSKYDKEHEGGGLW encoded by the coding sequence ATGAAAAAGAAATGGATTTCTTATTCATATGTTTTGTGGATGACTGTTTTCATCGTTGTTCCATTAGTTCTTGTGCTGTTCTTCAGCTTCATGAGTTCTACCGATGGAGATTTTTCATTCACCCTGGAACATTACCGCCGTTTCATGGATTTTAAGGAACCTTACATTAAAGTATTATGGCGTTCTGTTTTACTTGCGGGAATCAGTACAATTATTTGCCTTGTATTAGGTTATCCTGTAGCTATGATTCTGGCCAGTAAAAAAATGAGCAAGAAAAGTTTCCTTATGTTTTTATTCGTTCTTCCCATGTGGATGAATTTTCTGCTCAGAACATACGCCTGGATGACCTTATTAGAAAAAAATGGGTTTATCAATATGATTTTATCCTTCTTCAATATCGGCCCTCTTCAACTGCTTTATAATGAAGGGGCAGTGATATTGGGTATGGTATATAATTTTCTGCCTTTTATGGTACTTCCCATTTATTCAGTATTGAGAAAAATCGATCATAGTGTTATTGAAGCTGCTGAAGATTTAGGTGCTGATCAATTCACTGTATTTAGAAAAATCATTTTCCCCTTAAGTTTGCCTGGGGTTTTTTCAGGTATATCCATGGTATTTATGCCTGCCGTAACAACTTTTGTAATCTCAAGGCTTCTTGGCGGGGGGCAATTTATGCTGATTGGAAACCTTATAGAACGTCAATTCCTTTTAGCTGGAGACTGGAATTTCGGCTCAGCAGTGTCCATTGTCATGATGCTTATTATTCTTATCAGCATGGCAGTTATGTCAAAATATGATAAAGAGCATGAGGGGGGCGGATTATGGTAA
- a CDS encoding ABC transporter permease yields MVKDIFNRIYLFLIFVFLYAPIAVLIIFSFNNSKSRANWNGFTLKWYLQLFKDPDIKKALYYTVIIAIISSIISTIIGTAAAIGIHNMSKWKKTLVMNITYLPILNPDIVTGISLMILFIFFKVRLGFVSMLLAHITFNIPYVILSVMPKLKQLNKHLYEAALDLGATPAYAFFKVIIPEIMPGIITGALLAFTLSLDDFVISFFTAGSGVTNLSITIYSMARRGVNPTINALSTLMFLCVLILLFIVNKRTSKDANE; encoded by the coding sequence ATGGTAAAAGATATATTTAATCGAATCTATTTATTTTTAATATTTGTATTTTTGTACGCCCCTATTGCTGTATTGATTATTTTTTCATTCAATAATTCAAAATCCAGAGCCAACTGGAATGGATTCACACTGAAATGGTATTTACAGTTGTTTAAAGATCCAGATATTAAAAAAGCTCTATATTATACAGTAATTATTGCTATAATTTCTTCTATTATTTCAACCATCATAGGGACAGCAGCGGCAATAGGTATACACAATATGTCCAAATGGAAAAAAACCTTAGTAATGAATATTACCTATCTGCCAATTCTTAATCCAGATATTGTTACCGGAATATCTCTTATGATTTTATTTATATTTTTTAAAGTGCGATTAGGATTTGTTTCGATGCTTTTAGCACATATTACATTTAACATCCCTTATGTAATTTTATCGGTAATGCCAAAGCTAAAGCAGCTGAACAAACATCTGTATGAAGCTGCCCTGGATTTGGGCGCTACGCCGGCTTATGCATTTTTTAAAGTAATTATTCCAGAAATTATGCCGGGGATTATTACAGGAGCTCTGCTCGCTTTCACATTATCTTTGGATGATTTTGTTATAAGCTTTTTTACCGCTGGTTCAGGGGTAACAAATTTATCCATAACCATTTATTCTATGGCAAGACGCGGAGTAAATCCAACAATCAATGCATTATCCACTTTAATGTTCCTTTGTGTTCTGATTCTACTCTTTATTGTTAACAAGAGAACATCAAAAGATGCTAATGAGTAA
- a CDS encoding ABC transporter substrate-binding protein, which produces MKKWNLAAFLLILLTVLGISGCGQQNKVVLNVYNWGDYIDESVIEDFEKQYNIKVNYETFATNEDMYVKIKSGGTDYDVIFPSEYMIEKMINENLLQKLDFSNIPNYALIDDQFKNLDYDPNNEYSVPYMWGTVGILYNKTMVDDPVDSWDILWNEKYAGQIFMLDSQRESIGVALQKLGYSLNTRDVNELQQAKQALIEQKPLVLAYVGDEVKDKMIGGEAALAVVWSGDAIYCKRENPDLEYVIPKEGSNYWFDAMAIPVTSKHKKEAEMFINYLCETEVALKNTDYIGYSTPHAKAKEMLSEELKNDRAAYPLPEDIARCEVYKDLGDFVTEFDKVWTEIMAQ; this is translated from the coding sequence ATGAAAAAATGGAATTTAGCTGCTTTTTTGTTAATCCTTTTGACCGTTTTGGGGATCTCTGGATGCGGCCAACAAAATAAGGTTGTACTCAATGTTTACAATTGGGGCGATTATATTGATGAAAGTGTGATAGAAGATTTTGAAAAACAGTATAACATCAAAGTAAACTATGAAACCTTTGCTACGAATGAAGATATGTATGTTAAGATCAAATCGGGTGGAACGGATTATGATGTTATATTTCCTTCTGAATATATGATCGAAAAAATGATTAACGAAAACTTGCTCCAAAAACTGGATTTTAGCAACATTCCCAATTATGCTTTAATCGATGACCAGTTCAAAAACCTCGATTATGATCCAAATAACGAATACTCTGTTCCTTATATGTGGGGAACTGTAGGTATTCTCTATAACAAAACGATGGTAGATGATCCAGTGGATAGTTGGGACATTTTATGGAATGAAAAATATGCCGGACAAATCTTTATGCTGGACAGTCAAAGAGAGTCCATTGGAGTTGCCCTGCAGAAATTAGGTTATTCCTTAAACACAAGAGACGTTAATGAATTACAACAGGCAAAACAGGCATTGATTGAGCAAAAACCTCTTGTTCTGGCTTATGTTGGTGATGAAGTAAAAGATAAAATGATCGGTGGAGAAGCAGCCCTTGCTGTTGTTTGGTCCGGTGATGCAATTTATTGTAAAAGAGAAAATCCTGATTTAGAATATGTCATTCCTAAAGAAGGTTCTAATTATTGGTTTGACGCAATGGCCATTCCTGTAACCTCTAAACACAAAAAGGAAGCAGAGATGTTTATCAATTACCTTTGTGAAACAGAGGTCGCTTTAAAAAATACCGATTACATTGGATATTCCACTCCCCATGCCAAAGCAAAAGAAATGCTTTCTGAAGAGTTGAAAAATGACAGAGCTGCATATCCGCTTCCAGAAGATATTGCAAGATGCGAAGTCTATAAAGACTTAGGTGATTTTGTTACAGAATTCGATAAAGTATGGACTGAGATCATGGCTCAATAA
- a CDS encoding peptidoglycan-binding protein, translated as MARQSTGKLVVDVFTRGQNKTLSPVPDATVVIRERSNGTRQRQPVEVLRTNESGKTETISLSSPPMELTQEPPQEQPYSTYDIEIQAPGYTTLLIEGTQIFADTTAIQNVTLEPAGEMERQLNEIFIQPHTLWGSYPPKIPEAEIKPEPPPTGFIVLDQPVIPQYVIVHAGVPDDPSAPNYYVGFKDYIKNVASSEIFPTWPENTIRSNVLAILSFTLNRVFTEWYRGKGKNFTITSSTAYDHAFFYGRNIYDSVSAIVDELFVNYIKRPNIRQPLLTQYCDGVKVECPNWMTQWGSKNLGDQGLDAISILRSFYGQDIYLDTAVKVSGIPSSFPGYNLTIGSSGAPVRTIQEQLNAISNSFPAIPKVRVDGSYGQQTADAVKKFQEVFNMPVNGIVDQPTWYRISDIYVGVTRMAELV; from the coding sequence ATGGCGCGCCAATCGACCGGCAAGCTTGTTGTAGATGTTTTTACAAGGGGCCAAAACAAAACTCTTTCCCCTGTTCCCGATGCAACTGTAGTCATCCGTGAAAGATCAAATGGCACAAGGCAAAGACAGCCTGTAGAAGTACTTAGAACCAATGAATCCGGAAAAACAGAAACCATATCCCTCAGCAGCCCTCCCATGGAACTAACTCAGGAACCTCCTCAGGAGCAACCTTATTCAACTTATGATATTGAAATACAAGCACCCGGATATACCACATTATTAATAGAAGGTACTCAAATTTTTGCTGATACCACTGCAATCCAAAATGTAACCTTAGAGCCGGCAGGCGAAATGGAAAGACAATTGAATGAAATCTTTATCCAACCCCATACCCTTTGGGGATCCTATCCGCCTAAAATCCCGGAAGCCGAAATTAAACCAGAACCTCCGCCAACCGGCTTTATTGTATTGGATCAGCCGGTTATCCCCCAATATGTTATTGTGCATGCCGGAGTTCCCGATGACCCTTCAGCACCTAATTATTATGTAGGCTTTAAAGATTATATAAAAAATGTAGCTTCCAGCGAAATCTTCCCTACATGGCCTGAGAATACAATTCGCTCCAATGTTCTTGCGATTTTATCTTTCACTCTTAACCGAGTATTTACTGAATGGTACAGGGGAAAAGGAAAGAATTTTACAATTACCTCTTCTACTGCTTATGATCATGCATTCTTCTACGGAAGAAATATTTATGATTCAGTATCGGCCATTGTAGATGAATTGTTTGTAAATTACATTAAACGTCCCAACATCCGACAACCTCTTTTAACTCAATACTGTGACGGTGTAAAAGTAGAATGCCCTAACTGGATGACTCAATGGGGGTCCAAGAATTTAGGCGATCAAGGATTGGATGCTATAAGCATTCTTAGAAGTTTTTACGGTCAAGACATTTATCTTGATACAGCAGTCAAAGTGTCCGGTATTCCTTCTTCCTTCCCAGGATACAATCTGACCATAGGTTCCAGTGGTGCACCTGTCAGAACCATACAAGAACAGCTCAATGCCATCTCAAATAGCTTCCCGGCAATCCCCAAGGTAAGAGTGGACGGAAGTTATGGCCAGCAAACTGCCGATGCCGTCAAAAAATTTCAAGAAGTATTTAATATGCCCGTTAATGGAATAGTAGACCAGCCTACATGGTACAGAATATCCGATATATACGTTGGCGTTACAAGAATGGCTGAATTGGTATAA
- a CDS encoding hemerythrin domain-containing protein: MDAITLLMEEHKNIKRALTCIRKLCIAILNGKAVDTTLFYQIIDFVRNYADRHHHSKEETILFKKMSDELGERIANGPIYGMLAEHDLGRLFMMNLENALKEIEKDNLDARVDVIANAIAYTDLLHRHIQKEDTAIYTFAQKQLSDEALSEVEAKCKKAEQAAKEKNIQNKYLEFLDHLEEITANL, from the coding sequence ATGGATGCAATTACACTTCTAATGGAAGAACACAAGAATATTAAAAGAGCCTTAACCTGTATAAGAAAACTATGTATAGCCATTTTAAATGGTAAAGCAGTGGATACTACTCTATTCTATCAAATAATCGATTTTGTGAGAAATTATGCAGACAGGCATCACCATAGCAAAGAAGAAACCATACTTTTTAAGAAAATGTCTGACGAGTTGGGTGAAAGAATTGCTAATGGTCCTATTTATGGAATGCTTGCTGAACATGACCTTGGGAGATTATTCATGATGAATTTAGAAAATGCTCTAAAAGAAATTGAAAAAGACAATCTTGACGCCAGAGTGGATGTCATCGCCAATGCCATTGCCTATACCGATTTACTTCACCGACATATTCAGAAAGAAGATACTGCCATATATACCTTTGCCCAAAAGCAACTTTCTGATGAAGCCCTGTCTGAAGTGGAAGCAAAATGCAAAAAAGCTGAACAAGCGGCAAAAGAAAAAAATATTCAAAATAAATATCTCGAATTCTTAGATCATTTAGAAGAAATCACAGCCAATCTGTAA